The Priestia megaterium NBRC 15308 = ATCC 14581 region CACTAAATATCCTATATATCCAGTAAATGAAAGAACAAAAAGACGAAAAAGAGAGAATGCAAAAAGTGGAAGAAAAAAATTCCACTTACAATTATTCTCGTTGGCAAGTGTTGTTTTGATTTTAGCAAGTTGTATGTTTTATTTTAATTAAGACTTTACATTTTAGGAGGAAATATATTATGTATAAAAAAATGCTCATCCCTATTTTAGGAATATCTTTTATTTTTGCAGGTTGTAGTGCAGATAATACAGCTGCCCCTGAAAAACAAAATAAGTCTCAAGTAGAAGATAATAAATCTAAATCAGATGCTAAAATTAAAAATGTTACTATCGAAAATGGAAAAGATAATGTTCTTGAAGTTACAGCGAAGGCAACTGGAAAAGGCGTAGAGTATGCCTATTATGTTTATAAAGGAGAAGATATCGTAAAAAAAGTTTATTATACTTCTAACACTAGTTTCAAATACAAAGCTAAAGAGCCAGGAGAGTATAAGGTCACTGTCTTTGTACAAGATAACACAGGGAAACGCATATCTAAAGATACAGACACAGTTACTATAAATTAAGAGGTAAGAGGTTATCTATAAGTCATATGACTTAGATAACCTTTTTTTATTTAAGAGTCGAAGGTGTTTCTCGTCAAAGAGTAACACTCAAAGTTCACCTCTCACATACAAGCGTCATTATTCCATGTGTAACAAACATTATCAGTCGAACAAAATCCCCCTATGTTTTAAGTTAAATCGTTATTTAACCCTTTATGAAGCGTATAGTACAATCTATGATAGTAGGCTTTTGTTGAAGTCAACATGAATAAATGGGCAAACTTGGCTAGCCAGCTATAAACAGTTAGAAAGAAAAATAATTGCCGAACATAATATTAGTAATGAAAAGGTAAAGCTGATTTACTATCAAGATTATATCGAGAAATGCTAAAAAGGGATGGAAGAAGCTAAGCAGTTACTAAGTTTACACTTTGAGGAGTACAAGCTAAGATTATTAGTGAAGATAAGGATATTTGGTTGTAGGAAATATTATTAAAGAGAATTAATTATAGCTATTATAAAAAAGAGTACTATAATTTTTCCTACTTAATTTATTTTGTTTCGTTGAAAACAAAACTTGTTTTTTAGATAAGGAATTATAAAATGGAGTGTTTTCCAATTAACAACTCTAGGAGATGTCTTTAATGTTAAAGAGGAATTCTATTAATGTTTTATTTTTAGTTTCTATTCTGCTTGTCCTTAGGTTAACCATGTTTCCAGAAAGTTCGTTAGGCATTGGTGAAGGAAAAGGTGGCATCAATCTTGTGCCATTCTACACAATGAGGGATTTATTATTTCATCATTCATTTAGCGACTTTATTCTAAATAATATAGGAAATATTATTTTGTTTTTACCGTTTGGTTTTTTCTTAGCTATGAGATTTAGGAAAATAGATAATTTGCCAAAAAGTTTCCTCGTGGGAATGTTCTTTTCTGTACTCATTGAAATAGTTCAACTATTTATGCCAAATCGGTGGACAGATATTGATGACGTTCTCTTGAACACTTTAGGGACGGGTATAGGATATAGTCTGTTTAAGACGCTAAACTACATAAAAGAAGTCTAATAACGGCCTTCTTGTGGTTTGTAAAGGGGAGAAAAGATTTAGCCCAAAAATTGTAGTTTATCCATATGAATATTTGAAAAACAAACTATATAATTCCGGGAGAGAAAAATAAAGTGTTAAGAAAAGAAGCAATCATAAGTATATATGTAAAAAAGATCTCTATATTCTAGAGATCTTTTTGTATCTGTATAGTAAAAATAAAAACAGCGCCCCACCAAATGAATCGATAGCCACATCAATAATTCGCCCGTCGCGTCCAATAATAAACGCTTGATGCAGTTCGTCTAAAAAAGCAAAACAAGCGAGTAAAACCCACGCTTTTACATATCTCCATGAATTTTTTTTCAAATTCCAGTAAATTAATAGGGCTAACAAGCCGAAGAAAGAGATATGAGCAATTTTACGCAAGATAAACTCTAGGTTAAAGCCGTATGTATAAGACGTATAAAATTCACTGCCAGGATGTAACACAGACCAGAGAGTGGCTTTATGATTCCAGACTGAAGCATTGCTCCAAGAGTTTGGGTCCGTCACTTGAAGGTGAGGTGTGTGGGAAAAATGGGAAATAGCAAGTATCATCGCAACAACACAAATTCTTTTTAATATCATACAAAAAATTCCTTTTGTTTTTAGATTTATCTTCATATCGTAAGAGAAAAGCAGTGAAAATGCAAGAAATATTCATGTGTCTCTCTATATATAAATCCTCTTCTAAAATATTTTCATATAGAAATATCAATTATTTCAAGTATGGGTGACAGAAGTTCTAACATATTACTAAATTTAGAAGAATATGAGACTATCAGCATTTAACGACATAAAAAGGTCTTTTGAAGCGAAAATATTATCTTTTCATTCAAAAACCTTGTTATATCGCAAATTTCGACAAAAAAATTCATCCCTCTTTTCCTATTTTTGTGATAACATTAATTTTGCGATTGCTTCATAAGTTATAGGTCTAATGACTGTTAATAAAATCTTATAGAAATAATTGAGAATAGATAAGATAAATGAACTATAAAAAATCATTGTAGATAAAGTATCGAAGCCTTAGAAACTTGTTGAAATTAAAGACAAGTTTTTAATTTTTATCTAGTGAAGGATGAATATTCAAGAAAAGTCATATAAAGCGCAATATGTATGGTGATGTCTCCTCAGCCACTATCAAAGGAGGCACTCGGCTGCACTGTGGGTAGAAAACTACCTTAGACACGTTTGTTGTCAGGAGTGTGGTGTGAGGTGGGGTTAAATGCCCCAATTAATTTATAAGCACTTACGAATGCGCTGTTGCTGCAGCTTGTTCGTAAGTGCTTACAAAAAGTATATATAAATAGGAAGAAACAAGGAGTGAATGAGGATGAAAAAAATTAAAAAAGCTATTATTCCAGCTGCTGGACTCGGCACTCGTTTTTTACCAGCAACGAAAGCAATGCCAAAAGAAATGCTTCCAATCGTTGATAAACCAACTATTCAATATATCGTCGAAGAAGCGGTTCAATCGGGTATTGAAGACATCATCATCGTAACGGGCAAAGGAAAACGCGCGATTGAAGATCATTTTGATTATGCTCCAGAACTTGAAAATAATTTAGTTGAAAAAGAAAAATTCGATATTTTAGAAAAAGTGCGTCAATCCTCAAATGTTGATATTCACTATATCCGTCAAAAAGAACCAAAAGGATTAGGTCACGCTGTATGGTGTGCTCGTAACTTTATCGGCGATGAACCATTTGCCGTGTTGTTAGGCGATGATATTGTCCAAGCAGAAACACCTTGTCTTCGTCAATTAATGAATGAATATGAACAAACTCTTTCGTCCGTAATAGGCGTGCAAACGGTTTCTGAAAATCAAACGCATCGCTATGGCATCGTAGATCCAATTTCAAACGACGGCCGCCGTCACCAAGTGAATACATTTGTAGAAAAACCAGCCGCGGGTACAGCTCCTTCGAATCTAGCAATCATGGGGCGCTACGTCTTCACTCCTGAAATCTTTAAATTTTTAGAAGAACAAGAAGTCGGAGCAGGCGGTGAAATTCAATTAACCGATGCTATTCAAAAGCTAAATGAAATTCAGCGTGTATTTGCGTATGACTTTGAAGGCAAGCGCTATGATGTAGGAGAAAAGCTAGGATTTATTCAGACAACTATTGAATTTGCTCTTCAACATGAGGATTTACGAGATAATTTATTAACAATTATGGAAGATTTATTGAAAAAAGAAACGAAGAAGCCGGTAGAAATAGAGTAGAATAGAAGGAGTGAGTTGCGTTGCCATCAATTGCTGAACCTAAAACGGAAACTTCTATTCAACAAACACAAGTGGTACAAAAGAAAGTTCAGCCTAATAATCAAGCCGGGTACCTTTTGGCGAAGAGATGTGTAGATATAGCAGGAGCAATCGTCGGTTTACTTGTTTTGTTTGTTGTTTTTCTTATTGTTGGTCTTTTAATAAAGCTCGAAGACCCGAAAGGTTCAATTTTCTTTTCTCAAAAAAGAGTGGGGAAAAATGGTGAAGAATTTAATATGTACAAATTTCGTTCCATGGTTTCAGATGCCGAAGCAAAATTAGCTGCATTGCTTGAACAAAATGAAGCTACGGGTGCGATGTTTAAAATGAAAAATGATCCGCGTATCACGAAAATAGGGAGATTCATCAGGAAAACTAGTATTGATGAACTGCCTCAGTTAATCAACGTCTTAAAAGGCGATATGAGTCTAGTAGGTCCACGGCCGCCGCTTGTAAGAGAAGTAATCGAGTATACAGAATATCAAATGCAAAGATTGCTTGTCACTCCTGGCTGTACAGGACTATGGCAAGTAAGCGGAAGAAGTAACGTAGGGTTTGAAGAAATGGTCGAATTAGATTTAACATACATAACAACACGTTCCCTAACGGCCGATATTAAAATTATATGCCGAACTATTTTTATGCTGTTTGGCTCGAAAAATGCTTATTAAATCAAGGAAAGCTGGTGTCTTAAAATGAACAAAAATTCGAAAATTTACGTAGCTGGTCATAGAGGTCTCGTCGGTTCAGCTATCGTACGAAAACTACAAGAAAAAGGCTATAGCAATCTAGTGTATCGCACAAGCGCTGAGCTAGATTTAAGAGACAAGCCGACAGTAGACGCATTCTTTGCTGAAGAAAAGCCAGAATTTGTTTTCTTAGCAGCCGCTAAAGTAGGTGGTATTGTGGCAAACAATGAATATCCAGCGGAATTTATTCACGATAACTTATTGATTCAATCAAATATTATTGATGCAGCATATCGCAATGATGTAGAGAAACTATTATTCCTAGGAAGTACATGTATTTATCCAAAATTAGCGCCTCAGCCATTAAAAGAAGAATACTTACTAACAGGTGAGCTGGAGCCAACAAACGAACCGTATGCAATTGCTAAAATTGCTGGAATCAAAATGTGTGAATCCTATAACCGTCAGTACGGAACAAAATATATCTCGGCAATGCCTACTAACCTTTACGGTCCAAACGACAATTTTGACCTTCATACATCACACGTTCTTCCTGCACTGCTTCGTAAGTTCCATGAAGCGAAAGAAAGCAATGCGCCGTTTGTTGAAATGTGGGGAACAGGCACACCAAAACGTGAATTTCTATATTCAGATGACCTAGCAGATGCGTGCGTATTCTTAATGAATACATATGAAGGCAATGAAATCGTTAATATCGGTGTGGGAGAAGATATTACGATTAAAGAACTTGGCGAAAAAGTAAAAGCAGTTGTTGGTTATGAAGGAAATATTCAGTTTGATACGTCAAAACCAGACGGAACGCCTCGTAAACTAGTAGACGTAACAAAATTGAACAGTCTTGGCTGGAAAGCAGAAACAGCTTTAGAAGACGGTCTTCAAAAAGCGTATCAGTGGTTTTTAGATAACGAACTAGCTGCAGCAAAATAATTAAAAACTTCAATTAAATTAAATACTAAAATAACAGTTGATATATATGGAGGATACGATGAAAACAGCATTAATTACAGGTGTAACAGGACAAGATGGATCATACTTAGCAGAACTTTTACTAGAAAAAGGCTATGAAGTGCACGGACTAATTCGCCGCAGCTCTTCTTATAACCAAGAGCGTCTAGAAGATCTTTTAACAGAAGAAGCAGCGAGCGCATTATTAAACAACTCAAACTTCCACCTTCACTATGGTGACGTAACAGATGCATTAAATGTTACTCGTATTATTGGTGACATTCAGCCAGATGAAATTTACAATCTAGCTGCACAGTCACATGTACGTGTGTCTTTTGATATGCCTGGATATACATTAGATGTTGATGCAAAAGGTACGTTAAACATTCTTGAAGCTGTACGTATTTTAGGGTTAACAGATAAAACACGTGTGTACCAAGCTTCTACATCTGAACTGTACGGAAAAGTTCAAGAAGTACCACAAAAGGAAACAACACCTTTCTACCCTCGTTCTCCATATGGCGTAGCGAAAATTTACGGCTTTTGGATTACAAAGAACTACCGTGAATCTTATAGCATGTTTGCAGTAAACGGTATTTTATTTAACCATGAATCAGAGCGCCGCGGCGAAACGTTCGTAACACGTAAAATTACGCTTGCTGCTTCACGTATCGCGCAAGGCAAGCAGCAAAAATTAACGCTTGGAAACTTAGACTCTTTACGTGACTGGGGTTACGCAAAAGACTATGTAGAATGCATGTGGTTAATTCTTCAACACGATAAACCTGAAGATTTTGTTATTGCGACTGGTGAAATGCACTCAGTACGTGAATTTGTACAGCTTGCATTCAAACATACAGGCATTGAAATTGAGTGGAGCGGTGAAGGTCTAGAAGAAAAAGGAACAAATAAAGCAACGGGTGAAGTGATCGTAGAAATCGATCCTAAGTTCTTCCGTCCTGCAGAAGTGGATCAATTGTTAGGTGATCCAACTAAAGCCAAGACTTTATTAAAGTGGAACCCCACTAAGACTTCGTTTGAAGAATTAGTTCGCATTATGGTGGAAGCGGACATGAAGAAGGTTGAAAGCGAAGAGAAGATTAAGGTGATGTTTGATTAATAATAGTAGCTTACCTTTTTCCGAAATATAGGAGGATGGCTTGCTGAGTTAAATACTTAGCAAGTTATTTTTGTTTTTGTTAATGTACGAAAGCAGTAAAAAATATAAATTATAATAGGAAAGAGATTGATTAATGGTTGTAAAATCGAAAACGGAAAAGAGAAAACTTCTAATATACGCACATTACTATACACCTGATGTAGCGTCTACAGGTCAATTATTAAAAGAATTAGCAGAAGGTATGCTTGAAGAGTTTGATATAACAGTTATATGTGTTGTGCCTTCTTACACAGGGAAGGTATCTCCTGAATATAAAGTGAAAATGTTCCATAAAGAAGTAATTAATGATGTAAATATTCTTCGAATTCGCGTTCCAGAGTTTTCTAAAAGCAATAAAATTAGCCGAGTTAAAAATATTCTTGCCTATTTCTTTGGGGCTGTAGTAGCTACTTTTAAAGTTGGAAAAATGGACTATGTTTATTCTATTTCTCAGCCACCTATACTTGGAGGTCTATTAGGAGTATGGGGGAAATGGATGAAACGAGCAAAGTATATCTACAATATTCAAGACTTCAATCCAGAACAAACGATGGCGGTTGGATACAGCAAAAATAAATTTGTTTTAAAAATGATGATGAGTTTTGATAAATTTAGCTGTAAACAAGCCGATAAAGTAATTGTAGTAGGTCGAGATATGGTTGAAACGCTAAAAAAGAGATTTAAATACAAGAGAGTGCCAAGCTATGCTTTTATTAACAACTGGACGAATGAAAAAGAAATTTATCCTTTACCATCTAATCACGAAAAAGTAGTAGCTTTTAAAAAGAAGTATGGTTTGGAAGGGAAATTTGTAGTGATGTATTCAGGTAACTTGGGTCTTTACTATGACCTAGAAAACCTGATGAATGTTATTAATAAGTTCAAACATCGTGACGATGTTGTTTTTGCATTTATAGGGGAAGGTTCTATTAAAGAAAAACTTGTCTCTTATAAAGAAAATCATGATTTAGATAACGTCAAATTCATTCCATATCAAGATAAAGCTGATTTAGTTTACAGCTTAAACGCAGGCGATGTTCACTGGTGCTTAAATGCAAAAGGTATTAAAGGCGTATCGGTTCCGAGTAAATTATATGGAATTATTGCAGCAGGTAAGCCAATTATCGGCGCTTTAGAAGAGAATTCAGAAGCTAGATTGATAATAGAAGATACTAAGTGTGGTTACGTAACGGAACCAGGAAACTACGAAGAAATTGAAAATATTATTAATACTTTTCTGAATGAAAAAGAAAGTAATGTACTAGCTGGAATGAGTGAACGTGGAAGGGATTATTTAGTAAGTAATTTAACAAAAGATGTCTCTGTACACAAATATATCGGAGAAATTAAATCTTCATAATTGATGATTAATATCTAGAAAGGATATCTATAGAATGAATAGCAATTGGTTTAAGCTATTAATGAAAGCTATGAAAATCGACTATGGGAAAAACCTTTTGTTAAAAGGTGTACCTGTAATCTTTAATAAAAAAGGAGCGACCCTAAAAATAGGAAGAAATGTCGTAATAAAATCTTCGTTTTTATCAAATTTAGTAGGCCTTTACCAACGAACGATTATTGTAACTAGAACATCAGAAGCAGAAATACACATTGGTGACAATGTTGGAATGTCTGGTGCGACTATTTAT contains the following coding sequences:
- a CDS encoding VanZ family protein; this encodes MLKRNSINVLFLVSILLVLRLTMFPESSLGIGEGKGGINLVPFYTMRDLLFHHSFSDFILNNIGNIILFLPFGFFLAMRFRKIDNLPKSFLVGMFFSVLIEIVQLFMPNRWTDIDDVLLNTLGTGIGYSLFKTLNYIKEV
- a CDS encoding VanZ family protein — its product is MILKRICVVAMILAISHFSHTPHLQVTDPNSWSNASVWNHKATLWSVLHPGSEFYTSYTYGFNLEFILRKIAHISFFGLLALLIYWNLKKNSWRYVKAWVLLACFAFLDELHQAFIIGRDGRIIDVAIDSFGGALFLFLLYRYKKISRI
- the galU gene encoding UTP--glucose-1-phosphate uridylyltransferase GalU, with product MKKIKKAIIPAAGLGTRFLPATKAMPKEMLPIVDKPTIQYIVEEAVQSGIEDIIIVTGKGKRAIEDHFDYAPELENNLVEKEKFDILEKVRQSSNVDIHYIRQKEPKGLGHAVWCARNFIGDEPFAVLLGDDIVQAETPCLRQLMNEYEQTLSSVIGVQTVSENQTHRYGIVDPISNDGRRHQVNTFVEKPAAGTAPSNLAIMGRYVFTPEIFKFLEEQEVGAGGEIQLTDAIQKLNEIQRVFAYDFEGKRYDVGEKLGFIQTTIEFALQHEDLRDNLLTIMEDLLKKETKKPVEIE
- a CDS encoding sugar transferase; amino-acid sequence: MVQKKVQPNNQAGYLLAKRCVDIAGAIVGLLVLFVVFLIVGLLIKLEDPKGSIFFSQKRVGKNGEEFNMYKFRSMVSDAEAKLAALLEQNEATGAMFKMKNDPRITKIGRFIRKTSIDELPQLINVLKGDMSLVGPRPPLVREVIEYTEYQMQRLLVTPGCTGLWQVSGRSNVGFEEMVELDLTYITTRSLTADIKIICRTIFMLFGSKNAY
- the fcl gene encoding GDP-L-fucose synthase → MNKNSKIYVAGHRGLVGSAIVRKLQEKGYSNLVYRTSAELDLRDKPTVDAFFAEEKPEFVFLAAAKVGGIVANNEYPAEFIHDNLLIQSNIIDAAYRNDVEKLLFLGSTCIYPKLAPQPLKEEYLLTGELEPTNEPYAIAKIAGIKMCESYNRQYGTKYISAMPTNLYGPNDNFDLHTSHVLPALLRKFHEAKESNAPFVEMWGTGTPKREFLYSDDLADACVFLMNTYEGNEIVNIGVGEDITIKELGEKVKAVVGYEGNIQFDTSKPDGTPRKLVDVTKLNSLGWKAETALEDGLQKAYQWFLDNELAAAK
- the gmd gene encoding GDP-mannose 4,6-dehydratase, translated to MKTALITGVTGQDGSYLAELLLEKGYEVHGLIRRSSSYNQERLEDLLTEEAASALLNNSNFHLHYGDVTDALNVTRIIGDIQPDEIYNLAAQSHVRVSFDMPGYTLDVDAKGTLNILEAVRILGLTDKTRVYQASTSELYGKVQEVPQKETTPFYPRSPYGVAKIYGFWITKNYRESYSMFAVNGILFNHESERRGETFVTRKITLAASRIAQGKQQKLTLGNLDSLRDWGYAKDYVECMWLILQHDKPEDFVIATGEMHSVREFVQLAFKHTGIEIEWSGEGLEEKGTNKATGEVIVEIDPKFFRPAEVDQLLGDPTKAKTLLKWNPTKTSFEELVRIMVEADMKKVESEEKIKVMFD
- a CDS encoding glycosyltransferase family 4 protein; the protein is MVVKSKTEKRKLLIYAHYYTPDVASTGQLLKELAEGMLEEFDITVICVVPSYTGKVSPEYKVKMFHKEVINDVNILRIRVPEFSKSNKISRVKNILAYFFGAVVATFKVGKMDYVYSISQPPILGGLLGVWGKWMKRAKYIYNIQDFNPEQTMAVGYSKNKFVLKMMMSFDKFSCKQADKVIVVGRDMVETLKKRFKYKRVPSYAFINNWTNEKEIYPLPSNHEKVVAFKKKYGLEGKFVVMYSGNLGLYYDLENLMNVINKFKHRDDVVFAFIGEGSIKEKLVSYKENHDLDNVKFIPYQDKADLVYSLNAGDVHWCLNAKGIKGVSVPSKLYGIIAAGKPIIGALEENSEARLIIEDTKCGYVTEPGNYEEIENIINTFLNEKESNVLAGMSERGRDYLVSNLTKDVSVHKYIGEIKSS